One part of the Phycisphaeraceae bacterium genome encodes these proteins:
- the ppk2 gene encoding polyphosphate kinase 2, whose product MSCRQSQMLLSKRGIAAESWGRHRAKSKPMGDKQKKADEKHFEDLDYPYDKRMRRKVYEDKVEQQQIELLKLQRWVKATGQRVLVIFEGRDAAGKGGTIKRFIEHLNPRGARVVALPKPNETERTQWYYQRYIAHLPSAGEIAFFDRSWYNRAGVEPVMGFCTPEQHAQFLRDTPEFERLLVNDGIYLFKLWFAVSRAEQAIRFESRRSDVFKQWKLSPVDEAAVSKWDEYTIARDHMFFHTHTSDAPWTVVRSDDKRRARLGAIGHVLTTLNYDEKDTKQIGEVDPLIVGNAYALHPGSTHPIISIP is encoded by the coding sequence ATGTCATGCAGACAGTCGCAGATGCTATTGTCAAAGCGCGGGATCGCGGCCGAGAGTTGGGGCAGGCATCGGGCAAAGAGTAAACCAATGGGCGACAAACAGAAAAAAGCGGACGAGAAACACTTCGAGGATCTCGATTATCCATACGACAAGCGCATGCGGCGCAAAGTCTACGAGGACAAGGTCGAGCAGCAGCAGATCGAACTGCTCAAACTCCAGCGATGGGTGAAAGCGACCGGGCAACGCGTGCTCGTCATCTTCGAAGGACGTGATGCTGCTGGCAAGGGCGGCACGATCAAGCGGTTTATCGAGCATCTCAATCCGCGCGGCGCGCGAGTTGTTGCCCTTCCAAAGCCGAACGAAACCGAACGCACGCAATGGTACTACCAGCGGTATATTGCCCATCTGCCAAGTGCTGGCGAGATCGCGTTCTTTGATCGATCGTGGTACAACCGCGCCGGTGTCGAGCCGGTCATGGGGTTCTGCACGCCCGAACAGCACGCCCAGTTCCTGCGCGACACACCCGAGTTTGAGCGACTGCTTGTCAATGACGGGATCTACCTCTTCAAGCTGTGGTTTGCGGTCAGCAGAGCAGAACAGGCAATCCGGTTTGAATCGCGGCGTTCAGACGTGTTCAAACAATGGAAACTCAGTCCTGTCGATGAGGCAGCAGTGTCGAAGTGGGACGAATACACGATTGCACGTGATCACATGTTCTTCCACACGCATACCAGCGATGCGCCGTGGACTGTTGTCCGGTCGGACGACAAGCGTCGCGCAAGGCTCGGCGCGATCGGGCATGTGCTGACAACACTCAACTATGACGAGAAGGATACAAAGCAAATCGGCGAGGTTGATCCATTGATCGTCGGCAATGCATATGCGCTGCATCCGGGGTCAACACATCCAATTATCAGCATCCCTTGA
- the proC gene encoding pyrroline-5-carboxylate reductase: MEREQQLHPHVLCIGAGNMAAALLVPAVRNGAINAQHLVLAEPDTSKHAVFTHLGASCTTSVMEALVHVPDDTILMLAVKPQHLSDVCAAFDLAAGRKFLAHPRTCISILAGSTRDGISHQFRRAVYSADIRVIRVMPNTPAGVGKGIAAICAGATVDEAHLTFARTLLSATSTLIDLDESMFDAFTAIAGSGPAYLFYLVEAMQRGAEAVGFDSATARTLAERTVVGSAHLLESSDSSAQELRTAVTSKGGTTQAATTEMDNHDVMQTVADAIVKARDRGRELGQASGKE, translated from the coding sequence ATGGAAAGAGAACAGCAACTTCATCCGCACGTGCTGTGTATCGGCGCTGGCAATATGGCTGCCGCTCTGCTGGTACCCGCAGTCCGCAACGGCGCAATCAATGCTCAACACCTCGTTCTGGCAGAACCAGACACCAGCAAGCACGCGGTGTTCACTCATCTCGGCGCCAGTTGCACGACATCAGTCATGGAAGCGCTTGTTCATGTTCCAGATGACACGATATTGATGCTGGCGGTCAAGCCACAACATCTGTCCGATGTCTGTGCTGCCTTTGATTTGGCGGCGGGTCGGAAGTTCCTTGCTCATCCTCGTACCTGCATCTCCATTCTCGCTGGGAGTACACGAGACGGAATCAGCCACCAGTTCAGGCGTGCTGTATACAGTGCAGACATCCGTGTCATCAGAGTCATGCCGAACACGCCTGCAGGCGTGGGTAAAGGTATTGCTGCCATCTGTGCTGGTGCAACTGTTGATGAAGCACATCTTACTTTCGCACGCACGCTTCTATCTGCGACCAGCACACTGATTGATCTTGATGAATCGATGTTTGACGCGTTTACTGCGATTGCAGGATCTGGACCTGCGTACCTGTTCTATCTTGTCGAAGCAATGCAGCGAGGCGCGGAAGCAGTTGGATTCGACTCAGCAACCGCTCGCACACTTGCTGAGAGGACGGTCGTTGGAAGTGCACACCTGCTGGAATCATCCGATAGTTCCGCACAAGAGCTGCGCACTGCCGTCACAAGCAAGGGAGGCACGACGCAGGCTGCCACAACAGAGATGGACAATCACGATGTCATGCAGACAGTCGCAGATGCTATTGTCAAAGCGCGGGATCGCGGCCGAGAGTTGGGGCAGGCATCGGGCAAAGAGTAA
- a CDS encoding response regulator: MVPQVQETTPVTDISVSSNLTETWSAVESIGQLPDTLNNDALSNGSRFVLYGIGFVAWIQVFLVVCATCVFLSIPTSMSVVQSHISSYVYGAIALCALCFGVLVWVFLRCRQSSSAQREATKHAEARIASTMQEVRSLREVCQLAHAKLDNALESVRIKSEFFANMSHEIRTPMAAIIGYADLLADPAIASCDSNDAIRTIRRNGEHLLTLINDILDLTRIEAGRMSIEKLSVSPAWIVCDVVAMMKVRAQARGIALDVEWVGELPAQIVTDPHRLKQILVNLVSNAIKFTDHGAVTVRVSYDNSSGKDLLRFDVIDTGIGLTQEQQAGLFGAYAQGDVSTARKFGGSGLGLKISLHLAEILGGQILIDSKQGVGSTFSVTVETGSLEGVMMIDMNDGWDDPIEDAAPQTAYPEKLHGIRILLAEDGPDNQRLISFFLRKAGATVDIAENGRVAVEILHAKPTGYDLVVMDMLMPEMSGIEATRRLRESGCHLPILALTARVTADARRESLEAGCDEFLLKPIDRTLLIDTCARFGSTVTAQSRQAA; the protein is encoded by the coding sequence GTGGTACCGCAGGTCCAAGAGACAACACCGGTAACTGATATATCTGTCAGTTCAAATCTGACCGAGACATGGTCTGCAGTTGAGTCCATTGGACAACTTCCTGACACACTGAATAACGACGCTCTTAGCAATGGGAGCCGCTTTGTCCTCTATGGAATCGGCTTTGTTGCATGGATCCAGGTCTTCCTCGTGGTGTGTGCTACCTGTGTTTTTCTCTCGATTCCAACGTCGATGTCGGTTGTGCAATCACATATCTCATCGTACGTGTATGGAGCTATAGCGCTTTGTGCATTGTGCTTTGGAGTGTTGGTGTGGGTGTTTCTTCGTTGCAGGCAGAGTTCCAGCGCGCAGCGTGAAGCAACCAAGCATGCTGAAGCGCGTATTGCGAGCACCATGCAGGAAGTTCGCTCACTGCGAGAAGTATGCCAACTGGCTCACGCAAAGCTTGACAACGCGCTTGAATCTGTGCGGATAAAATCAGAGTTCTTTGCAAACATGAGTCACGAGATCCGCACGCCGATGGCTGCGATTATCGGCTACGCAGATCTGCTTGCAGATCCTGCGATTGCATCATGCGATTCTAACGATGCAATCAGGACGATACGTCGAAATGGCGAGCACTTGCTGACATTGATCAACGACATTCTTGATCTGACGCGTATTGAAGCAGGACGTATGTCCATTGAGAAGCTGTCTGTTTCGCCCGCGTGGATTGTGTGCGATGTAGTAGCGATGATGAAGGTGCGTGCGCAGGCGAGAGGTATTGCGCTTGACGTGGAATGGGTTGGTGAACTGCCTGCGCAGATTGTGACCGATCCGCACAGACTCAAGCAGATTCTTGTGAACCTTGTCAGCAATGCGATTAAGTTCACAGATCACGGCGCAGTAACAGTGCGAGTCTCATACGACAACTCCTCGGGCAAGGATCTTCTCAGGTTTGATGTCATTGACACCGGCATCGGACTGACACAGGAGCAGCAGGCAGGCTTGTTTGGGGCGTATGCTCAAGGGGATGTTTCGACTGCCAGAAAGTTTGGCGGATCAGGGCTTGGACTGAAGATTTCTCTCCATCTTGCTGAAATTCTGGGGGGGCAGATTCTCATCGATTCCAAGCAAGGTGTCGGCAGCACGTTCAGTGTTACCGTTGAGACAGGGTCTCTCGAAGGCGTGATGATGATCGACATGAATGACGGCTGGGACGATCCGATTGAGGATGCAGCACCACAAACCGCATACCCAGAAAAACTGCATGGCATTCGCATCCTGCTTGCTGAGGACGGTCCAGACAATCAGCGTCTGATTTCATTTTTTCTACGCAAAGCTGGCGCGACTGTTGATATTGCAGAGAATGGTCGTGTTGCAGTTGAGATATTGCATGCGAAACCAACAGGATACGACCTGGTTGTCATGGACATGCTCATGCCCGAGATGAGTGGCATTGAGGCAACGAGGCGTTTGCGTGAATCGGGATGTCATTTGCCGATTCTTGCGCTGACCGCACGAGTGACAGCGGACGCACGACGCGAAAGTCTTGAGGCGGGTTGCGATGAGTTCCTTTTGAAACCAATCGATCGAACTCTGCTGATAGACACCTGTGCACGATTTGGATCTACAGTCACTGCTCAATCCAGACAGGCTGCTTGA